One window from the genome of Ammoniphilus sp. CFH 90114 encodes:
- a CDS encoding DUF3231 family protein, whose amino-acid sequence MKPVNLTSAELGSLWSTYIANTLSRCVLIHFLEVAEDPDVKPLIEQSLHQTNSQILHIGEIFQTEGAVLPIGFTDSDVHSEAPRMYSDVYVLQYLKQVANIGMLTYSDSTYISAREDVRLFFNECLAASQALDNQTTQLLLNKGVYIRPPYISPPEKVEYTKEQSFLTGWLGERRPLTAVEITHLFLNILRNSLGKALLMGFSQSAQSKEVKEFFLRGKDMASKHIEIFSSLLREEDISAPSQFDSHVMTSTSPPFSDKLMLYHAVTLISTGIGNYGTSLSMSPRRDLTVHYNRLMAEVQLYAGDGMRLFIEEGWMEEPPQAVDREALATSK is encoded by the coding sequence TTGAAACCAGTAAATTTAACTTCAGCTGAGTTAGGCAGTTTATGGAGCACTTATATTGCTAATACCTTAAGCCGCTGTGTCCTGATTCACTTTTTAGAGGTAGCAGAAGACCCAGATGTAAAGCCTTTAATTGAACAATCTCTCCATCAAACGAATAGTCAGATTCTGCACATAGGTGAAATATTTCAAACTGAAGGGGCAGTTCTTCCTATAGGATTCACGGATTCCGATGTACATTCTGAGGCTCCTCGAATGTACTCCGATGTATATGTCCTTCAGTATTTAAAACAAGTGGCTAATATTGGAATGCTAACCTATAGCGATTCGACCTACATATCTGCTCGAGAAGATGTGCGTCTGTTCTTTAATGAGTGCTTAGCGGCATCGCAAGCCCTTGATAATCAAACAACACAGCTCCTCCTAAATAAAGGGGTTTACATTCGCCCCCCTTATATCTCTCCGCCTGAAAAAGTAGAATACACTAAGGAACAAAGCTTCCTTACCGGTTGGCTAGGAGAAAGGCGTCCGCTTACGGCCGTAGAGATTACCCATCTCTTTTTAAATATACTAAGGAACTCTTTGGGCAAAGCACTCCTCATGGGTTTCAGTCAATCTGCCCAATCCAAGGAAGTGAAGGAATTCTTTTTGAGAGGGAAGGATATGGCTTCAAAGCATATTGAAATATTCAGCTCACTGCTTAGAGAGGAAGACATATCGGCCCCCAGTCAGTTTGATAGTCATGTAATGACATCAACAAGCCCGCCTTTTTCAGACAAATTAATGCTGTATCACGCTGTAACTCTAATATCTACAGGAATCGGAAATTACGGTACATCCTTATCCATGAGCCCGAGGCGAGACTTAACGGTTCATTATAATCGCTTAATGGCAGAAGTCCAACTTTACGCTGGTGATGGAATGAGATTATTCATAGAAGAGGGGTGGATGGAAGAACCTCCACAAGCTGTAGATCGCGAAGCTCTCGCTACAAGTAAATAA
- the nfsA gene encoding oxygen-insensitive NADPH nitroreductase — protein MNKTIEQLLNHRSIRKFKNQPLNQQQIQLLVKAAQSASTSSHIQAYSIIGVSDQEKKQQLAELAGNQSYVANNAHFFVFCADLYRHEKIGEWKNGEVQDSLESTEKFMVAVIDAALASQNMAVAAESMDLGICYIGGIRNNLPRVQQLLQTPKLVLPLFGLAVGMPEQNPEPKPRLPWEHVYHENSYNDDWNDMQRQLDEYDQLMENYYEERTNGKRKDSWTELMIRMLEGKSRMYMKDFVEEQGFNRK, from the coding sequence ATGAATAAAACAATAGAACAACTTTTAAACCATCGGTCGATTCGAAAATTTAAAAATCAGCCACTAAACCAACAACAGATTCAGCTCCTAGTTAAAGCTGCGCAATCGGCGTCCACATCGAGTCATATTCAAGCGTATTCGATTATTGGGGTAAGCGATCAAGAAAAGAAACAACAGTTGGCTGAACTAGCGGGCAATCAGTCCTATGTTGCGAATAACGCTCACTTTTTTGTATTTTGCGCTGATCTTTATCGTCATGAAAAGATCGGGGAATGGAAAAATGGAGAGGTCCAGGATTCTTTGGAAAGTACGGAAAAGTTTATGGTTGCTGTCATTGATGCGGCTTTGGCCTCACAGAATATGGCTGTTGCAGCTGAATCCATGGATTTAGGAATCTGTTACATTGGCGGCATTCGAAATAATTTGCCAAGAGTTCAACAGCTTCTCCAGACACCTAAGTTAGTCTTGCCTTTATTTGGACTGGCTGTTGGTATGCCAGAACAGAATCCTGAGCCTAAGCCAAGACTACCGTGGGAGCATGTTTATCATGAAAATAGCTATAACGATGATTGGAATGACATGCAACGGCAACTAGATGAGTATGACCAATTGATGGAAAATTATTATGAAGAGAGAACGAATGGAAAACGAAAAGATAGTTGGACAGAATTAATGATACGTATGCTTGAAGGCAAGAGTCGGATGTACATGAAGGACTTTGTGGAAGAGCAAGGTTTTAATCGAAAGTAA
- the cspD gene encoding cold-shock protein CspD: MQNGTVKWFNAEKGFGFIEVEGGDDVFVHFSAITGDGFKTLEEGQRVSFEVVQGNRGAQAANVVKL, translated from the coding sequence ATGCAAAACGGAACAGTTAAATGGTTTAATGCAGAAAAAGGATTCGGATTTATCGAAGTTGAAGGTGGAGACGATGTATTCGTACACTTCAGCGCTATCACTGGCGATGGCTTCAAGACTTTAGAAGAAGGACAACGCGTTTCTTTTGAAGTTGTTCAAGGAAACCGCGGTGCTCAAGCTGCTAACGTAGTAAAGCTTTAA
- a CDS encoding alpha/beta-type small acid-soluble spore protein → MPNNSNNNQKLVQGAAQALDQMKYEIAQEFGVQLGAEQTSRANGSVGGEITKRLVQFAEQALAGSRIQ, encoded by the coding sequence ATGCCTAACAACTCAAACAACAACCAAAAATTAGTACAAGGTGCAGCTCAAGCACTTGACCAAATGAAGTACGAAATCGCTCAAGAGTTTGGTGTTCAACTAGGTGCTGAGCAAACATCTCGTGCTAACGGTTCTGTTGGTGGAGAAATTACGAAGCGTCTTGTCCAATTTGCAGAGCAAGCCCTTGCTGGAAGCCGTATCCAATAA
- a CDS encoding yteA family sporulation protein: MLSPNQLSNLKQTLIAEREDLLQRLDQNDHFDIENSLVKESVGDLSNYDNHPADHGSELFEREKDIALNEHEEEHLQDILRALDAIENGSYGVCEVCNKEIPLERLEALPTATRCIEHTPNHFVSERRPVEEDILRPAFGKFEYDEQDATFYDAEDAWQEVSRYGTSETPSDFWEQEKNHYNEMFVESDEPIGFTEAIEGFLLADIEGNFIGIANNDVHEIYERKLDEYGIMSTVGGIGATTWDLDEDDDYR; this comes from the coding sequence ATGCTTTCACCCAATCAACTATCGAATCTCAAGCAGACTCTTATCGCCGAAAGAGAAGATCTTCTCCAACGTCTAGATCAGAATGATCATTTTGATATTGAGAACTCGCTTGTAAAAGAGTCAGTCGGAGATCTGTCTAATTATGATAACCACCCTGCTGACCATGGAAGTGAACTGTTCGAACGAGAAAAGGATATCGCACTAAATGAACATGAGGAAGAGCATCTGCAAGATATTTTACGTGCTTTAGACGCAATTGAAAATGGTTCATACGGTGTCTGCGAAGTTTGTAATAAAGAAATCCCGCTTGAGCGACTTGAAGCTCTTCCTACAGCAACACGCTGCATTGAGCATACACCAAATCACTTTGTTTCAGAAAGACGTCCAGTCGAGGAAGATATCCTACGTCCTGCCTTTGGTAAATTTGAGTATGATGAGCAAGATGCAACATTTTATGATGCTGAAGATGCATGGCAAGAAGTTTCCCGTTACGGAACCTCGGAAACCCCGTCCGATTTTTGGGAGCAGGAGAAAAATCATTACAATGAAATGTTTGTTGAATCCGATGAACCCATTGGATTTACAGAAGCTATTGAAGGATTTTTACTTGCGGACATTGAAGGGAACTTTATTGGAATCGCTAATAATGATGTGCATGAGATCTATGAAAGAAAATTGGATGAGTATGGGATTATGTCCACTGTCGGAGGAATTGGAGCTACTACTTGGGATTTAGATGAAGATGACGACTATAGATAG
- a CDS encoding sigma-70 family RNA polymerase sigma factor codes for MDDSNELHELVRLTKAGNHEAFGELYEKTIKQVNQTVHFLVEHPSDREDVIQEAYIGLHKSLGNYDINRPFKPWLMGIVIKQVNTYRRKRWMTFRIINKKSQEPMDTVESDVAIQFQEKLIQRELIEEIKNLSYKLKQVVILHYLNEYTQEEVAKILNIPIGTVKSRINAALKKLREKKKPTLQVRKVEAIHELRTAHSQRTSE; via the coding sequence ATGGATGATTCAAATGAACTTCATGAACTTGTTAGACTCACAAAAGCAGGGAATCATGAAGCTTTTGGTGAGTTGTATGAAAAAACCATTAAACAAGTGAATCAAACGGTGCATTTTCTCGTTGAACATCCCTCAGATAGGGAGGATGTTATTCAAGAGGCTTATATTGGCCTGCACAAATCGTTAGGAAACTACGATATTAATCGCCCATTTAAGCCATGGCTCATGGGAATCGTTATTAAACAAGTAAATACTTACCGAAGAAAGAGATGGATGACTTTTCGAATTATAAACAAAAAATCACAAGAACCGATGGACACGGTGGAGTCGGATGTAGCCATTCAATTCCAAGAAAAGTTAATCCAGAGAGAACTTATTGAGGAAATTAAAAACTTATCCTATAAGCTTAAGCAAGTTGTGATTCTTCACTATCTGAACGAATATACCCAGGAGGAAGTTGCAAAAATCCTGAACATTCCCATTGGGACAGTTAAATCCAGAATTAATGCTGCACTAAAGAAACTTCGTGAAAAGAAGAAACCAACATTACAAGTTAGAAAGGTGGAGGCCATTCATGAACTTAGAACAGCACATTCGCAGCGCACTTCAGAATGA
- a CDS encoding DUF3600 domain-containing protein has protein sequence MNLEQHIRSALQNEAEKLNPVPRVKQQILRKIDNRSIKPMKKRLVASMIAACLLIPTAAFAGYSYLADEIWGSREQAEQVGMTQEEYDRFDSKLLQAQRTLGIKEFAEFMLLVKDLTYYHVKMMDRNGEFQKEKLTVDQQRSYEEVVAKIQPYFDRLNATLMADQGLKVLSVEEAQSKISFTIKRPQYIPEGYVLHTEEGIQWTHGKQDTPPQISTQYIFGDHSMFIMQYEQNDLNEYMPHSFEHKNEYMLGEFRAVYGEKSEHEQDHNGLLIHIPQNREQVAHVIYIIGELEKEELEKIGLSMLE, from the coding sequence ATGAACTTAGAACAGCACATTCGCAGCGCACTTCAGAATGAAGCAGAAAAACTAAACCCTGTACCTCGAGTGAAACAACAAATCTTAAGAAAAATCGATAATAGGAGTATTAAGCCAATGAAAAAGCGACTAGTGGCCTCGATGATTGCGGCGTGCCTTTTGATACCAACGGCAGCGTTCGCGGGTTATAGTTATTTAGCGGACGAAATATGGGGTTCTCGTGAACAAGCAGAGCAAGTAGGGATGACGCAAGAGGAGTATGATCGTTTTGATTCTAAACTTCTTCAGGCGCAGAGAACTCTCGGAATAAAAGAATTTGCCGAGTTTATGCTTTTAGTAAAGGATCTTACTTATTATCATGTCAAAATGATGGATCGTAATGGAGAGTTCCAGAAGGAAAAATTAACAGTAGATCAGCAAAGGTCATATGAAGAAGTGGTGGCAAAAATTCAACCTTATTTTGATCGATTGAATGCTACGTTAATGGCAGATCAAGGTTTGAAGGTACTATCAGTGGAAGAAGCCCAAAGCAAAATCTCGTTCACGATCAAGCGACCCCAATATATCCCGGAGGGCTATGTGCTTCATACTGAAGAAGGTATTCAATGGACTCATGGAAAACAAGATACTCCCCCACAGATTAGTACCCAGTATATCTTCGGAGACCATAGCATGTTCATTATGCAATATGAACAGAACGATCTAAATGAGTATATGCCTCATTCTTTTGAACATAAGAATGAGTACATGTTAGGTGAATTTCGAGCAGTCTACGGAGAGAAAAGTGAGCACGAACAGGATCATAATGGGTTGTTAATCCATATTCCACAAAACAGGGAACAAGTGGCGCATGTGATTTACATCATAGGGGAATTAGAAAAAGAGGAACTCGAGAAGATTGGGTTGTCCATGTTAGAATGA
- a CDS encoding ATP-binding protein, with the protein MRRSVPLTKSLRVSQGSHILYFYNEIDKYIENAVSFIETGLELGQHVIIIDSKKRYEMILPYITGIDKTMVHHVDNFDFYEMYQDFHFERVLSNLQDIIHPYVESEVTVRLWGHVDWVEQDHNHLLNKLHTYECRSDVTIAELGYTTVCAYDGSTVTASIQTEMMKCHEYLMTDNELVRSNLYKISNQFNPTIFPSLSVQQKMESEVDLYKQKLDFVHVVSHEVRNPLTVIKAYASLLEQEEENEERRKKLEAIRNYALVIDSEISHIINTEQMLSTDALWQKKFIKALPVIREVLDTMKVKALTQNIELQADIQLNGKEIVLCNLIGFKMIISNLLSNAIKYSSEGSSIQLNIKKESHMLCIEVKDEGVGMTEVQLGKLYQKYEKMNQEKSGQGIGLFMVKKLVDHFEGNILVESQLHKGTTFRVYLPL; encoded by the coding sequence ATGAGACGTAGTGTTCCATTGACGAAGTCCCTTCGAGTAAGCCAAGGCTCGCATATTTTATATTTTTACAATGAAATAGATAAGTATATTGAGAATGCTGTTTCTTTTATTGAAACGGGCCTAGAGTTAGGTCAGCATGTTATCATTATTGACAGCAAGAAAAGATACGAGATGATCCTTCCGTATATTACAGGTATAGACAAGACAATGGTCCATCACGTCGATAATTTTGACTTTTATGAGATGTATCAGGATTTCCACTTCGAGAGGGTTTTAAGTAATCTACAGGATATTATCCATCCTTATGTAGAGAGTGAGGTCACCGTGCGCTTATGGGGACATGTAGATTGGGTGGAACAGGATCATAATCACTTGCTCAATAAGCTTCATACCTACGAGTGCCGTAGTGATGTTACGATTGCTGAGTTGGGCTACACAACGGTTTGTGCATATGACGGTTCAACGGTAACAGCCAGTATTCAAACGGAAATGATGAAGTGTCACGAATATCTCATGACGGATAATGAACTGGTTCGTTCTAACCTCTATAAGATCTCAAATCAATTTAACCCAACTATTTTTCCCTCTCTCTCCGTTCAGCAGAAAATGGAGTCGGAAGTAGATTTATACAAACAGAAACTTGATTTTGTACACGTTGTATCCCACGAAGTCCGAAACCCATTAACCGTGATTAAGGCCTATGCTTCCTTGCTTGAGCAAGAAGAAGAAAACGAAGAGCGTCGTAAAAAATTAGAAGCCATTCGTAACTATGCCCTAGTCATTGACAGTGAGATCTCACACATTATAAACACTGAGCAGATGCTATCAACCGATGCTTTGTGGCAGAAGAAGTTTATTAAAGCTCTTCCTGTAATAAGAGAAGTTTTGGATACCATGAAGGTGAAAGCCTTAACTCAAAATATTGAATTACAGGCTGATATTCAATTGAATGGAAAAGAAATTGTTTTGTGTAACCTGATCGGCTTCAAGATGATTATCTCAAACTTGTTAAGCAACGCTATTAAATATAGTTCGGAAGGTTCATCTATTCAATTGAATATCAAGAAAGAGAGTCATATGCTGTGCATTGAGGTTAAGGATGAGGGTGTCGGTATGACAGAGGTACAGCTTGGTAAGCTATATCAAAAATATGAAAAGATGAATCAGGAAAAGAGTGGGCAAGGGATTGGGCTATTTATGGTGAAGAAGTTAGTCGATCATTTTGAAGGAAATATACTGGTAGAGAGTCAGCTTCATAAAGGTACGACATTCCGTGTATATCTGCCCTTATAG
- a CDS encoding PLP-dependent aminotransferase family protein, with protein sequence MYEFTLKLEPTAQQPIYQQIYHYIIQEIRCLRIEPNSKLPSIRRLSQHLAISRTTVEWAYHQLLAEGYIESRPKSGFYTKELPFDSIHPPHLSQQEEEIITVTAPTPQTLIDFRYGATDIRHFPVKEWRQITNLILQDPRSFHYGHPQGEISLRTELSKYLYFSRGVVCEPEQIVIGSGTQTLLSFLCQFINKEKHVGFEEPGYDGARALFHNHGFKIIPITLDEEGISISQLNESSCSIVYITPSHQFPMGMTLPITQRLQLIQWALEKDRLIIEDDYDGEFRYNELPIPALQGLMPDAPIIYMGTFSKSLLPGIRISYMVLPKALLPSYQNMCHLYEQTASTWHQLTLSEFMRTGYFERHIRRMRKANQKKYSLVIKEIDHWMKDRSRILGSAAGMHILLELDDQRSETKLIELAKKQGVNVYPTSRYWIKVLPSHRPTILLGYSNIKEEDIPVGIECLYRAWFE encoded by the coding sequence ATGTATGAATTTACTCTAAAGTTAGAACCTACAGCTCAGCAACCTATTTATCAACAAATCTACCACTATATCATTCAAGAAATTCGCTGTCTACGAATTGAACCAAACAGCAAGCTTCCTTCCATCAGAAGACTCTCTCAACACTTAGCCATCAGCCGTACGACAGTAGAATGGGCTTATCATCAGCTCCTCGCTGAAGGTTATATTGAATCTAGACCTAAGAGCGGCTTCTATACAAAGGAACTACCCTTTGACTCTATACATCCTCCACACCTGTCTCAACAAGAAGAAGAGATAATCACAGTCACAGCACCAACTCCTCAAACACTCATTGATTTTCGGTATGGGGCAACGGATATAAGACATTTTCCCGTAAAGGAATGGAGGCAAATAACCAATCTTATTCTTCAAGACCCTCGTTCCTTCCACTATGGTCATCCTCAAGGTGAAATAAGTTTACGTACAGAACTTTCAAAGTATCTCTATTTCTCTAGAGGGGTGGTCTGTGAGCCTGAACAGATCGTGATCGGATCAGGTACACAAACTTTGTTAAGCTTCCTTTGTCAGTTTATCAATAAGGAAAAACATGTAGGGTTTGAAGAACCAGGCTATGATGGTGCACGAGCACTATTTCACAATCATGGGTTTAAGATCATCCCCATTACCTTAGATGAGGAAGGGATCTCTATATCTCAGCTGAATGAAAGTTCCTGTTCCATCGTGTATATCACACCATCTCACCAGTTTCCGATGGGCATGACTCTCCCTATTACACAGCGCCTACAGCTTATTCAATGGGCACTTGAAAAGGATAGGCTCATTATTGAAGATGACTATGACGGTGAATTTCGTTACAATGAACTGCCGATCCCTGCCTTACAGGGACTCATGCCAGACGCTCCTATTATTTATATGGGGACCTTTTCTAAATCGCTATTGCCTGGGATACGTATTAGCTATATGGTACTGCCTAAAGCCCTGTTACCAAGCTATCAAAATATGTGCCACCTCTATGAACAAACGGCCTCCACCTGGCATCAACTTACACTAAGTGAATTTATGCGCACGGGATACTTCGAACGACATATCCGTAGAATGAGGAAGGCGAATCAAAAAAAATACTCCCTGGTAATTAAAGAGATTGATCATTGGATGAAAGATCGCTCACGTATTCTAGGCAGTGCAGCAGGAATGCATATCCTTCTTGAATTAGATGATCAGCGTTCAGAAACTAAACTTATTGAATTAGCAAAGAAACAAGGAGTAAATGTCTATCCTACTTCCCGTTATTGGATAAAAGTCCTTCCTTCCCATCGGCCGACCATCTTGCTCGGATACAGTAATATCAAGGAGGAGGATATCCCCGTCGGCATCGAGTGTCTTTACCGTGCGTGGTTTGAATAA